A portion of the Segatella copri DSM 18205 genome contains these proteins:
- a CDS encoding cell division protein ZapA codes for MAEQEQDKLLIRLHVYDTDLSVRIPREDEEYYRKSAKLIDDIVNSYAKIFKGRKSDKEILYMALIDVALRYEKESDRNDTKPYDDILEKLTSEIEDALK; via the coding sequence ATGGCAGAACAAGAACAAGATAAATTACTCATACGATTACACGTCTATGATACAGATCTTTCGGTAAGAATACCTAGGGAAGACGAGGAGTATTATCGTAAATCAGCTAAGCTGATAGATGATATTGTAAACTCATATGCCAAGATTTTCAAAGGCAGAAAGAGCGATAAGGAAATCCTGTATATGGCGCTCATTGATGTGGCATTGAGATATGAGAAGGAATCGGATCGGAATGATACGAAACCTTATGATGATATTCTTGAGAAGCTTACCTCCGAGATTGAAGACGCTTTGAAATAA